The Kribbella sp. NBC_00662 nucleotide sequence CGAGTGAGCGGGTGAAGCCCTCGAGCGCGCGCTGGGCGACGTGCTGCTCGGTGGAGGTCGCGAGCTCCGGCGTACGGCCGACGACGATGACGCGGCCGGCGGCGGCGAGCTGGCGGATGACGGGGGAGAAGAAGCGCTGCAGGCTGGTCAGCTCCGCGGTCGTGGCGGCGCCGGTCGCGTCGAAGACGAGTGCCTTCGGGCGGATGCCGATCGACGCGACGCCTTCGGTCGCCGTACTGAACGAGGCGCCGATGTCACGCAGCAGCGCCTGGATCGCCTTGCCGGCGTCGGTCTCCCCGATCGCGCCGAAGACGACCGGCCCGTCGATCACCGGCGATCCCTCGACCCAGCGCTGCAACGGCGTCGGGTCCGGCAGGCCCAGGTTTTTCACCAGGGTCTGGCCGAGCGGTGTGCGGGTGAAGGTCTGGTAGCGGTCCGTCATCTCAGCTCCTACTTCTCGAGGATGGCGACAACACCCTGGCCGCCCGCGGCGCAGATCGAGATCAGGCCCCGGCCGCCGCCGTTCTCGTCCAGTTGCTTGGCCAGCGCGGCGACGATCCGCCCGCCGGTCGCCGCGAACGGGTGGCCCGCGGCCAGCGAGCTGCCGTTCACGTTGAGCTTGTCGCGGTCGATCTCGCCGAGCGGCGCGTCCAGCCCGAGCCGCTCCTTGCAGAAGATCGGATCCTCCCAGGCCTTCAGCGTGGACAGCACCTGCGAGGCGAACGCTTCGTGGATCTCGTAGTAGTCGAAGTCCTGCAGCGTCAGCCCGGCGCGCTGGAGCATCCGGGGCACGGCGTACGCCGGGGCCATCAGCAGGCCCTCGGCGCCCTTCACGTAGTCGACCGCAGCCGTCTGCGAGTGGGTCAGGTACGCCAGCGGTCTGAGTCCATGCTCGGCCGCCCACTCGTCGGTGCTCAGCAGGACGGTCGAGGCGCCGTCGGTCAGCGGGGTCGAGTTGCCGGCGGTCATCGTCGCGGTCTCGCCCTTGCCGTACACGGTCTTGAGCTTGGCCAGCTTCTCGAGGCTCGTGTCGGGCCGCAGATTCTGGTCCTTCTCGAGGCCGAGGTACGGCGTGATCAGGTCGTTCTGGAAGCCGCGGTCGTAGGAGGCGGCGAGGTTGATGTGGGAGCGGTAGGCGAGCTCGTCCTGCGCTTCGCGGGTGATGCCCCACTCGAGCGCGGTCAGCGCGGCGTGGTCGCCCATCGACTTGCCGGTCCGCGGCTCGGCGTTGCGCGGGATCTCCGGTACGACGTCCTTCGGGCGGACGCGGGCGAGGACCTTCAGGCGGTCCGGGTACGTCTTCGCGCGGTTGAGGTCGAGCAGCACGTTGCGCAGGTGATCGTTGACCGCGACCGGGGCGTCGGACGCGGTGTCGACGCCGCCCGCGATGCCGGCGTCGATCTGACCGAGCGCGATCTTGTTACCGACCAGGATCGCCGCCTCGAGCCCGGTGCCGCAGGCCTGCTGGATGTCGTACGCCGGAGTGGTGGCGGCGAGTTTGGAACCGAGGACCACCTCACGGACCATGTTCCAGTCGCGCGCATGCTTCAGGACCGCGCCGGCGACCACCTCGCCGACCTCCTGGCCGCCGAGCCCGGCCCGGTCGACCAGACCGTTCAGCGCGGCGGTGAGCATGTCGGAGTTGGAGGCGTGCCGGTACGTCTTGTCCTGCCGGGCGAACGGAATCCGGTTTCCGGCGACGACGGCCACCTTGCGGGTCTCGGTCACGATGTCTCTCCTTTGGACTTTCGTGCGGTGGCGGAAGGTCGCTTGAGTGCTTTACGTCCCACGGCGGTCGCGAGGGTCGCGGTGATGGCAGTCTCTCGCACGGTACCGACATCCGCGTGATGCACCACCGGGTGGCCCGGCTGCCCGCTCGACACGATCAGCCCGACCCTTGCCATATGCAACGAACCGAGTGTCTGCGTGTACAGGTGATTGGCCAGGTACGCGGTGTCGACCTCGTCGAACACGCCGGAGCGCTGGCCGGCCTCGAGGATCGCGGCGATCCGGTCGAGCGGCGCGGCCATCGCCGTACCGAGCTTCATCATCACCGGCTCGGTGATCTCGCCGAACAACTCCTCGCCGGTCCTTCTCAGCAGGCTCATTGCGCAATCGGTGAAGGCGGGGTAGGCCAGGCAGAAGTCGACGAACGTTTCACTGAGGGCTTTGAGACGGTTGAGAGGGGCCCTGCGTGGATTGTCTTTGGCCGTGAGGCTGTCGTTGAGCTCGCCGAGGTAATCGACCAGGGTGAGCGCGAACAGCTCTTCCTTGCCGGCGAAGTGCCGGTAGATGAGCGCCTTGTTGATCCCGACCCGCTTGGCGATATCGTCGATCTGGGCGTCGATCGTGCCGCGCTCGTCGAACAGTTCGCGGGTGGCGCGGATGATGTCCCGCTCCCGGTCGCGCCGACGCTCCGCCGTGGTCCGGCGGCGTCCGATCGCGAGCAACGCGGAGCTCATGGATCGATCTTAGCCACAGCGGTACCCTCCGGTGCAAACGACGGTTACACTCGTCGGTAACATCGTACTGCCCCTTCCTGTTCGCCGGAGGATGTTGATGACCATGACCGATCCGAAGTCCGCTGTCTCCGCCGACGTGATGGCGTTGGCCGGTGAACTCGGCGCCGAGCGGTCCCGACCGGGCTGGAGCTCGTTCTCGCTCGGGCTGAACGACGAGCAGCGCGAGATCCGCGACTGGGCCCACGCCTTCGCCGCCGACGTCATCCGCCCGGCCGCCGCCGAGTGGGACGAGCGCGAGGAGACCCCCTGGCCGGTGATCCAGGAGGCGGCCAAGATCGGCCTGTACGGTCTCGACGCCAACATCAACCTCTTCATCGACCCGTCCGGCCTGCTGATGCCGCTCGTCCACGAGGAACTCTTCTGGGGTGACGCCGGCATCGGCATGTCCCTGAAGGGCACCGGCCTCGCGTCGTCCGCGATCTTCTCGAACGGCACTCCGGAGCAGTGGAGCGAGTGGATGCCCCGCTGCTACGGCACGCCTGACGACGTACGCGT carries:
- a CDS encoding acetyl-CoA C-acetyltransferase, with the translated sequence MTETRKVAVVAGNRIPFARQDKTYRHASNSDMLTAALNGLVDRAGLGGQEVGEVVAGAVLKHARDWNMVREVVLGSKLAATTPAYDIQQACGTGLEAAILVGNKIALGQIDAGIAGGVDTASDAPVAVNDHLRNVLLDLNRAKTYPDRLKVLARVRPKDVVPEIPRNAEPRTGKSMGDHAALTALEWGITREAQDELAYRSHINLAASYDRGFQNDLITPYLGLEKDQNLRPDTSLEKLAKLKTVYGKGETATMTAGNSTPLTDGASTVLLSTDEWAAEHGLRPLAYLTHSQTAAVDYVKGAEGLLMAPAYAVPRMLQRAGLTLQDFDYYEIHEAFASQVLSTLKAWEDPIFCKERLGLDAPLGEIDRDKLNVNGSSLAAGHPFAATGGRIVAALAKQLDENGGGRGLISICAAGGQGVVAILEK
- a CDS encoding TetR/AcrR family transcriptional regulator — translated: MLAIGRRRTTAERRRDRERDIIRATRELFDERGTIDAQIDDIAKRVGINKALIYRHFAGKEELFALTLVDYLGELNDSLTAKDNPRRAPLNRLKALSETFVDFCLAYPAFTDCAMSLLRRTGEELFGEITEPVMMKLGTAMAAPLDRIAAILEAGQRSGVFDEVDTAYLANHLYTQTLGSLHMARVGLIVSSGQPGHPVVHHADVGTVRETAITATLATAVGRKALKRPSATARKSKGETS